One Defluviimonas sp. SAOS-178_SWC DNA window includes the following coding sequences:
- a CDS encoding 2-hydroxyacid dehydrogenase — protein sequence MAKPKVLLTRRWPESVEARMAEVFDVDLNRADRPLAPSDIRDAMGAYDAILPTVTDRLPAPVFELQNARTKILANYGVGFAHIDTEAAKTRGITVTNTPDVLSECTADIAMTLLLMVARRAAEGERELREGRWSGWRPTHLIGTKVSGATLGIIGFGRIGQAMAQRAHFGFGMRILVQNRSPIAPEVLARYNAEQVASVDELLPQCDFVSLHCPGGAANRHLINSRRLDLMRKDAYLINTARGEVVDEHALAQALWFGTIGGAGLDVYEREPHVPEELLGADNVVLLPHLGSATRATREAMGFRVLENLIDFFDGKAPRDRVA from the coding sequence ATGGCGAAACCCAAAGTGCTCCTGACCCGGCGCTGGCCGGAATCGGTCGAGGCGCGGATGGCCGAGGTCTTCGACGTAGACCTCAACCGCGCCGACCGGCCCCTGGCGCCGTCGGACATCCGCGATGCGATGGGGGCCTATGACGCGATCCTTCCGACGGTGACGGACCGCTTGCCCGCGCCGGTCTTTGAACTGCAGAACGCGCGGACGAAGATCCTTGCCAACTACGGGGTCGGGTTTGCCCACATCGACACCGAGGCCGCCAAGACCCGCGGGATCACGGTCACGAACACGCCCGATGTCCTGTCCGAATGCACCGCGGATATCGCGATGACGCTTCTCCTCATGGTCGCGCGCCGCGCGGCCGAGGGCGAACGCGAGCTTCGCGAAGGGCGGTGGTCGGGATGGCGCCCGACCCATCTCATCGGCACCAAGGTCTCCGGCGCGACGCTGGGGATCATCGGCTTCGGCCGGATCGGCCAGGCGATGGCGCAACGGGCGCATTTCGGGTTCGGGATGAGGATCCTCGTCCAGAACCGCTCGCCCATCGCGCCGGAGGTGCTGGCGCGCTACAATGCCGAGCAGGTCGCCTCGGTGGACGAGCTCTTGCCGCAATGCGATTTCGTCTCGCTCCATTGTCCCGGCGGCGCGGCCAACCGGCATCTCATCAATTCGCGCCGTCTCGACCTGATGCGCAAGGATGCTTACCTGATCAACACCGCGCGGGGCGAGGTGGTGGACGAACACGCGCTGGCGCAGGCCCTGTGGTTCGGCACGATCGGTGGCGCCGGCCTCGACGTCTATGAGCGGGAGCCGCATGTGCCCGAGGAACTGCTCGGCGCCGACAATGTCGTGCTGCTGCCGCATCTCGGCTCGGCAACCCGCGCCACGCGTGAGGCGATGGGGTTCCGGGTTCTGGAAAACCTCATCGACTTCTTCGACGGCAAGGCGCCGCGAGACCGGGTCGCGTGA